CGCTCATCGCGCTGCTGAACCCGATCCCCTCGGACGCCGAGCTCGACCGCCTGATCGAGCGTAAGGAAGCCCTCTACCGCGAGTGCGCTCGCGGGCGGATCGACCCGCTACCGGGAGCCGTCGAACTGGTGCGCGGTCTGCGCGCAGCGGGGGTGGCTTTGGCAATCGGATCCTCCACGGTTCTCGCCAACGTCGAGCTCGCTCTGCGCGAGATCGGTGTCTTGGACTCGTTCGACGCCATCGTCGCGGGAGAGGACGTGTCCATTGGCAAGCCGGACCCGGAGGTGTTCCTGACCGCCGCGCGGAAGGTCGAGGTTCCACCGGAGCGGTGCGTCGTCATCGAGGATGCGCCCCAGGGCGTCGAGGCGGCGCGTCGGGGCGGGATGCGCGTCGTCGCCGTCGCGTCGAGCCGCGATGCCGCCGAGTTGGTAGGCGCGGATCGTGTCGTTGCGTCCCTTTCGGATCTCTCGCCCGATGATCTCATTCGACTCGTCGCCTAACCCGCCGACGGTTCCCATGCTGACCGTCCTCGGTTCAACCGGAAGCGCGGGCTCCTACCTGCATCGCATCCGCGTGAGCGTTCCGCTCGCCATCGTGTTCGGACGATTCCGAGGCAGGGAACTGATCCACGTGCCAGCCGGGGAATACGTCTATGTCGGGTCGGCTCTGTCGTCGCGCGGCTCGACGTCGTTGGCGCGTCGGCTCGTACGGCACGCGAGCCGCTCCGGCGAGAATCCGCCTCACGCGATCCGAGACCTCCTGCTCACGGAGCACGCGAGCCTGGGCGCTCCGACGCCCGACCTGCTCCCGCGTTCCGGCAAGACGCTCTTCTGGAACGTGGACCACCTGCTCGACCGGCTCGAAGCGGAGTTGATCGGCATCATCGCCGTGCGTTCGCCGGTTCGCATGGAACGGGAGCTCGCGCTGCTGGTGGCGTCGGACGCTGGGACGACTCCGTTGGCGAAGAGGCTGGGAGCGAACGACCTGCCGGGGGTCACGAACCTCGTTCGCGTCGAGGCTGCGTCAGGCTGGTGGGAGGAACTGGCGCGACGGGTCGATTGCCTCCGCGAGCGACTTGAGCGAGAACGGGGCCCAGGGACACCGCGCTGAGGCGGGTTTCCAGACGGTGCTGGTCCATGTCATTCTAAGCCGCCAAGGGCGGGCAGAGCGAACCCGA
This genomic stretch from Candidatus Poribacteria bacterium harbors:
- a CDS encoding HAD family phosphatase; this encodes MPHPTHAVLFDLDGVLVDSSLYHRMALERLGDELGVPVTEAFHRATFGTRTRETLIALLNPIPSDAELDRLIERKEALYRECARGRIDPLPGAVELVRGLRAAGVALAIGSSTVLANVELALREIGVLDSFDAIVAGEDVSIGKPDPEVFLTAARKVEVPPERCVVIEDAPQGVEAARRGGMRVVAVASSRDAAELVGADRVVASLSDLSPDDLIRLVA
- a CDS encoding DUF123 domain-containing protein, producing MISFDSSPNPPTVPMLTVLGSTGSAGSYLHRIRVSVPLAIVFGRFRGRELIHVPAGEYVYVGSALSSRGSTSLARRLVRHASRSGENPPHAIRDLLLTEHASLGAPTPDLLPRSGKTLFWNVDHLLDRLEAELIGIIAVRSPVRMERELALLVASDAGTTPLAKRLGANDLPGVTNLVRVEAASGWWEELARRVDCLRERLERERGPGTPR